The following coding sequences are from one Carassius gibelio isolate Cgi1373 ecotype wild population from Czech Republic chromosome B7, carGib1.2-hapl.c, whole genome shotgun sequence window:
- the snrpf gene encoding small nuclear ribonucleoprotein F — protein MWCYYPPVHRVALFSDALFSPAARSKCARSPSLTRRQGVRVCYYSLCYLNKQFFLPQYPFSSTVMSLPLNPKPFLNGLTGKPVMVKLKWGMEYKGYLVSVDGYMNMQLANTEEYVDGALAGHLGEVLIRCNNVLYIRGVEEEEEDGEMRE, from the exons ATGTGGTGCTATTACCCGCCAGTGCACCGTGTGGCGCTGTTCTCAGACGCGCTCTTCTCTCCCGCCGCAAGGTCAAAGTGCGCTCGTAGTCCTTCCCTCACTCGGCGGCAAGGCGTGCGAGTGTGCTACTATAGCTTatgctatttaaataaacaattttttcttCCTCAGTATCCATTTAGCTCTACAGTCATG AGTTTGCCGCTGAACCCCAAGCCCTTTCTGAACGGTCTCACGGGGAAGCCTGTGATGGTGAAGCTGAAGTGGGGCATGGAGTACAAGGGCTACCTGGTGTCTGTGGACGGCTACATGAACATGCAG CTGGCCAACACAGAAGAGTATGTGGATGGAGCATTGGCGGGTCATCTCGGAGAGGTGCTCATCAG GTGTAACAATGTTTTGTACATAAGAGGAgtagaagaagaggaggaagacgGCGAGATGAGAGAATGA
- the amdhd1 gene encoding probable imidazolonepropionase, with protein sequence MSASSFKLLVKNATQVVLVCRNGEKYLTRDGMQTLAVVENGSVLIGHDGLIKAVGPSDIIESQFKGAKFDNVLDASGMCVIPGLVDAHTHPVWAGDRVHEFAMKLAGATYMEVHEAGGGIHFTVAHTRSATERQLLDGLQSRLERMMRAGTTLVECKSGYGLELDTELKMLRVINSARNSLPIGISATYCGAHAVPKGKTMEEATQDIVAQQLPKIKMQIASGELQVDNIDVFCEKGVFDLNSTRCILKAGKDMGLNINFHGDELHPMNSAHLGAELGALAISHLEEVTDDGIAAMAKAKTSAVLLPTTAYILRLSPPRARDMLDAGVIVGLGSDFNPNAYCCSMPMVMHLACVLMKMSMPEALAASTINAAYALNRSHTHGSLEIGKQGDLVIINAPRWEHLVYQFGGHQELIRFVIIKGEIVYENDKVLNL encoded by the exons ATGTCTGCAAGCAGTTTCAAACTTTTAGTCAAGAATGCAACACAAGTGGTGTTAGTTTGTAGAAATGGTGAAAAGTACCTGACCAGAGATGGGATGCAGACGCTGGCTGTCGTTGAGAATGGCAGTGTGCTCATTGGACA tgatgGACTAATTAAAGCTGTTGGACCATCAGACATCATTGAGTCTCAGTTCAAAGGAGCAAAGTTTGACAATGTTCTGGATGCTTCTGGCATGTGTGTCATCCCTG GCCTGGTCgatgcacacacacatccagtATGGGCCGGAGACAGAGTGCACGAGTTTGCCATGAAG CTGGCCGGTGCCACATATATGGAAGTGCATGAAGCAGGAGGTGGAATCCATTTCACAGTGGCACATACTCGCTCAGCCACCGAGCGACAACTATTAGATGGGTTACAGAGCCGCCTGGAGCGCATGATGAGAGCTGGAACCACACTGGTGGAGTGTAAGAGCGGATATGGGCTTGAGCTGGACACTGAACTCAAGATGCTGAGGGTGATCAATTCAGCCAGAAACTCACTGCCAATCGGGATATCAGCAACATACTGTGGAGCCCATGCAGTACCCAA AGGTAAAACTATGGAGGAAGCCACTCAGGACATCGTGGCACAGCAGCTGCCCAAGATAAAAATGCAAATTGCTTCAGGTGAACTGCAGGTGGACAACATTGATGTATTTTGTGAGAAAGGTGTGTTTGATCTGAACTCAACACGTTGCATACTCAAGGCTGGCAAAGATATGGGCCTCAACATCAACTTTCACGGCGATGAACTCCATCCCATGAACTCGGCACAT CTTGGCGCAGAACTTGGCGCTTTAGCCATCAGTCATTTAGAAGAAGTGACAGATGATGGAATTGCTGCAATGGCAAAAGCTAAAACATCAGCAGTCCTCCTGCCCACCACGGCCTATATATTAAG GCTGTCTCCACCACGTGCGAGAGATATGCTTGATGCTGGAGTCATAGTGGGCCTTGGCAGTGACTTTAACCCCAATGCCTACTGCTGCTCAATG CCTATGGTCATGCATTTGGCCTGTGTGCTGATGAAGATGTCTATGCCAGAAGCTTTGGCTGCAAGTACTATAAATGCAGCCTACGCTCTCAACCGTTCACATACGCATGGGTCGCTTGAAATCGGGAAACAGGGGGACCTTGTGATCATCAATGCACCACG ATGGGAACATCTGGTCTACCAGTTCGGAGGCCACCAGGAGCTCATCAGATTTGTGATAATCAAAGGCGAGATTGTTTATGAAAATGATAAAGTCTTGAACCTTTGA